GCGGCTCGGGCCGCACGCCCCGGCGCGCCTGCGCAAGGATGCGGCGCACCGCCAGCGGCATCGCCCCCGGCCCGCGCGCGATCACCGGGCCGTCCAGATCCACCTGCGTGAACACCTCGCTGAGCAGCGTCACCGCCCCGCCGCAGCATTGCCCCAGCCGGGGGCCAAGGGGCGTGCGGGCCAGCCGCGGGGCGCGGCCCGCGCGCGCCAGCGCGATCGCCTCCCATTCCAGCGCGCCGCCGCCGATCGTCCCCTCGGTCCCGTCCGCCCAGACCAGCATCGCCGCCCCCACCTCGCGCGGGGAGGAGCCGTCATGCGCCGCGATCACCACCCGCGTCACCCGCCCATGGCGGGCGACCGCGCGGCCCAGCCCCTCCAGATCGAAGCCGCGTTCAGCCATGACGATGCCGCGCCACCGCCGCCAGCACCCGTTCCGGCGTCGCGGGCGCATCCAGTTCGGGATAGCGCGTGCCGCAGGCCGCCACCGCATCCGACAGCGCCATGAACGCCGAAATGCCCAGCATGAAGGGCGGCTCGCCCACGGCCTTCGACCGGCCCACCGTATCCTCGGGGTTGGGGCGGTTCCACAGCGCCACGCGGAAATCGCGCGGCCGGTCCGAACAGGCCGGGATCTTGTAGGTGGAGGGGGCATGCGTGCGCAGCCGCCCCGCCTTGTCCCAGACCAGTTCCTCCGTGGTCAGCCAGCCCGCGCCCTGCACATAACCGCCCTCGATCTGGCCGATATCCAGCGCCGGGTTCAGCGAGGTGCCGGTGTCGTGCAGGATGTCCGTGCGCAGGATGCGGTTCTCGCCGGTCAGGGTGTCGATCACCACCTCCGTCACCGCCGCGCCATAGGCGAAATAGAGGAAGGGCCGCCCCTGCCCCCGCAGCCGATCCCACGAGATCTTGGGCGTGCTGTAGAACCCCGTCGCCGACAGCGACACCCGCGCCTGATAGGCAAGGGCGGCGGCCTCGGCAAAGCTCAGATTCTCGGCCCCGGCGCGCACCCGGCCCCCGGCGAACACCGCCTCCGCCCCGCCCGCACGGGCCGAGATGACGGCCCCGATCCGGGCGCGCAGCGTCTCGCAGGCGGCCTTCACCGCCATCCCGTTCAGGTCCGATCCCGACGACGCCGCCGTGGCCGAGGTGTTGGGCACCTTGCCCGTATCGGTCGCGGTGATCTTCACCTGCAGGATGTCGATGGCAAAAACCTCCGCCGCCACCTGCGCGACCTTCTGGAACAGGCCCTGCCCCATCTCGGTCCCGCCATGGTTCAGATGGACCGAGCCGTCCTGATACACATGCACCAGCGCCCCGGCCTGATTGAGCCATGTGAGCGTGAAGGAGATCCCGAATTTCACCGGCGTCAGCGCGATGCCGCGCTTCAGGATCGGGCTGTCGCGGTTCCATGCGGCAATGGCGGCCCGCCGCGCGGCGTAATCGGCGCTCTGCTCCAGCGCGGCCACCAGCTCATGGCCGACGAAATCCTCCACCGGCATGTGGTAGGGCGTGGTCTGCGCGTCGCCCGCGGGCGGGCGGGGGGCGGGATGCTCCACCCCTTCGGCCCCGCGCGAGGTGAGGTCTGCCCCCACCGCCCCCTCGGCCGCGCCGGCCTGCGGGGGGGGCGGCGGCGCATGGCCCGCCGCGCGGTAGAAGTTGGCCCGCCGCACCTCCAAGGGATCGCGGCCAAGGGCATGGGCGATGTGATCCATCACCCGCTCGATCCCGATCATGCCCTGCGGACCGCCGAAGCCGCGATAGGCGGTGGCCGATTGCGTATGCGTCCGCAGCCGGTGGCTCTCGATCCGCACCGCAGGCAGCCAATAGGCATTATCGGCATGCAGCATCGCCCGGTCCGCCACCGGCAGCGACAGATCCTGCGCCCATCCGCAGCGGAACAGGTGCCGCATGTCCAGCCCGAGGATGCGGCCCGCGTCGTCGTATCCGACGCGGTACTCGATCCGCAGATCGTGCCGCTTGCCGGTGATCGTCATGTCGTCGTCGCGGTCATAGCGCATCTTGCAGGCGCGCCCCGTGGCCCGCGCCGCCAGCGCCGCCGCGATGGCCAGCGCGTTGCCCTGACTTTCCTTGCCGCCGAAACCGCCGCCCATGCGCCGCACCTCCACGCGCACGGCATGCATCGGCACGCCAAGGGCATGGGCGACCTTGTGCTGCACCTCGGTCGGGTGCTGGGTGGAACTGTGGATCACCATGTCCCCCCCTTCCTGCGGCAGCGCCAGCGCCACCTGCCCCTCGAGGTAGAAATGCTCCTGCCCACCGACCTCCATCCGCCCATCGAGCCGGTGCGGCGCCGCCTCCAGCGCCGCCATCTCGCCGCGCTGCCAGATGACCGGACCCGCCTCGAACCGGCTGCCTGCCGCCAGCGCCTCGTCCACGGTCAGGATCGCCGGGCGTTCGCGATATTCGATGCGCCCAAGGCGCGCGGCGCGGCGCGCGGCCAGATGGCTTTCGGCCACCACGAGGAACAGCGGCTGGCCGACGTAATGCACCTGCCCCATCGCCAAGAGCGGCTCGTCATGCACCGAAGGGGAGCAGTCGGGCATCGGATCGAAGCCCTCCAGCACCGCCACCACGCCGGGCGCGGCGCGCACCGCCGACAGGTCCATCGCGGTGATGTCGCCATGGGCCAGCGTGGACAGTCCGAAGGCCAGATGCAGCGTGTCCTGCGGCACCGGAATATCGTCCACATACCGCGCCTGCCCCGTCACATGCAGCGGCGCGGCGTCGTGGGGAAGCGGCTTGCCCCGGCTCATGGCGCCACCTCCAGCACGGAAACGGGCGTTCCCGCACGCTCGTGCCAGTAGCGGCGCAGCAGGTTGCCCGCCACCTCCAGCCGATAGGCGGCGCTGGCGCGCATATCGCTCAGCGGGGTGAAATCCTCGGCGAAGGCGGGCAGCACCGCCTCGATCGTCGCGGCGGTCCATGGGCGGCCCATGAGCGCCGCCTCCACCGCCGCCGCGCGTTTGGGGATCGCGGCCATGCCGCCGAAGGCGATGCGCGCGCCTTGCACATGCCCGTCCTCCACCGTCACGTTGAACGCCCCGCACACCGCCGAGATGTCCTGATCGAACCGCTTGGAAATCTTGTAGCAGCGCAGATCCGGCGCGGTTTCGGGGATCGTCACCGCCTCCACGAACTCTCCCGGACGGCGGTCCTGCCGGCGGTAATCGAGGAAGAACGCCTCCAGCGGCATCTGCCGCCGTTCCGCGCCCTGCCGCAGATGCAGCACCGCGCCAAGCGCGATCAGCGCGGGCGGCGTGTCCCCGATGGGCGAGCCGTTGGCGATGTTGCCCCCGATCGTGGCGGCGTTGCGGATCTGGGTGCTGGCAAAGCGGCGCAGCAGTTCGGCCAGCGCCGGATGCGGCCCCGCCATCGCCTCGCGCAGCGCGGCCATGGTCACGCCCGCCCCGATGCGCAGCCCGTCCGGGCCTGCCTCGATCCGGCGCAACTCCTCCACCGGGCCGAGGAAGATCACCGGCTCCAGATCGCGCAGCTCCTTCGTGGCCCAAAGGCCGACATCCGTCGCCCCCGCCACCAAAAGCGCGTCCGGATGGGCGGCATAGGCCGCGGCCAGATCGTCCAGCCCCCGCGGATGCAGCCGCACCTGCGCCGCATCGTCGAGCCATGGGGCGGCCGGCTCCTCGGCGGCGGCCTCGGCGGCGCGGATGATGGGGGCATAGCCGGTGCAGCGGCACAGATTGCCCGCCAGCACGTCGTCATGGTCGCGCCGCCCCCGCGCATGGGCCGCCGCCATCGACATCACGAAGCCGGGCGTGCAGAACCCGCACTGACTGCCATGATGATCGACCAGCGCCTGCTGCACCGGATGGGGCGCACCGCCCGGCGCGGCGATCCCCTCCACCGTGCGGACGGCCTTGCCCTGAAGCTGCGGCAGGAACAGGATGCAGGCGTTCAGCGCGCGCGGCCCGTCCGCATCCGTGACCATCACGGTGCAGGCGCCGCAATCGCCCTCGTTGCAGCCCTCCTTGGTGCCCTTCAGCCCGCGCTCCTCGCGCAGCCAGTCCAGAAGCGTCGTGGTCGGCGGGGCATCTAGCCGGACCTCCGCCCCGTTGAGGTGGAATGCGATCTCCATGATCGTAACCTGCCGCGGTCTCTGCGTTGCTTGGGACCGATCGTCCGGCGCGCGGTCCCTGCCCGATGCGGCGTAAGGCGGGGCCGGCGCGGGAACGCGCCACGCACGCCCCGGAACGCATCCGTTCCACGAACCTGCGCGCCTGTCAAATCCGATCGCGCGGATCGCCGCCCCGCGGCACGAAAGGCGGCGGCTCGAAGGCGCGGACGGGGGGCAGCGGGCCGTCATGGCGCGTCACCTCCACAAGGCAGGAATGGGCCGACGGCCCCTGCGCCAGCCGCGAGGTGCCCCGATCCGCCGTCAGAACGTTGGGGTTTCCGTGCCGCTCCAGCGGGCGGTCCGCGCCGCCCTCGGACGGGTCGAACCACGCGCCCGTCGGAAGCTGCACCACCCCCGGCATCAGCCCTTCGTCCAGCGCCACCGCCGCAAGGCAGGCCCCCCGGTCGTTCCACACCCGCGCCACATCCCCCTCGGCCAATCCGCGCTGCGCGGCATCGGCCGGGGTCATGCGCATCACCTCGCGCCCGCGCCGCTTGCCCCCGCGCGAGGGGCCGACATGATCGTACTGGCTGTGCAGCCGCGTGCGCGGCTGGTTCGACACCAGATGCAGCGGAAAGCGCGCCGCCAGATCCGCGCCCAGCCATTCGCGCGGCGGCAGCCATGTGGGATGGGGCGGGCAATCGTCATAGCCAAAGCCCGCGATCACCTCCGAATGCAGCTCGATCCGGCCCGACGGGGTGCGCAGCCGCGCCCCCTCGGGATCGGCGCGGAACGCCTGCAACAGATCGCGCTCATGCTCCCGCTCCGGCGGATCGAGGATGACCAGCCCCTGTTCCCAGAAGGCATCGAAATCGGGAAGCTCGATCCCCGCCGCCGCCGCCCGCTGCCGCCCCGTGCCATAGAGATGGCGCAGCCAGCCTTCGGTGTCGCGCCCGTCGGTGAACACCGCGCCCGCGCCGAGCCGGGCCGCCAGCGCCGCAAAGACGGCATGATCGTCCCGCGCCCCGAAGGCCGGTTCCGCCACCTTGTGCGAGGCGGCGAGGAAATGATCGGCCGGCGAGACCGCGATGTCGTTCCGCTCCAGCGGGGTGGTGACGGGCAGGACGATATCGGCATGGCGCACCAAGGGGTTCCACCAGCTGTCCTGCACGATCACCGCCTCCGGGCGCTGCCACGCGGCGCGCAGACGGTTCAGGTCCTGATGGTGGTGGAACGGATTGCCCCCGGCCCAGTAGATCAGCCGCAGATCGGGATAGGTCCGGCGCTCGCCGTTGAAGTCGTAGCCTTCGCCCGGATGCAGCAGCGCATCCGCGATCCGCGCCACCGGGATCGTCTCCGTCACGGGGTTGTGCAGTTGCGGCAGGGGCGGAAAGGCGAAGGGCAGCGCCTGATTGCCCACCCCGTTGGCCGAGGCATAGCCGAACCCGAAACCGCCCCCCGGCAGACCGATCTGCCCCAGCATCGCCGCCAGCGCCACGGCCATCCAGCAGGGCTGCTCGCCGCCTTCGGCGCGTTGCAGCGCCCATGCCACCATGAGGAAGCTGCGGCTTTGCGCCAGCGCGGCGGCCAGGGCGCGGATGGTCTGCGCCGGCACGCCGGTGATCGCCGCCGCCCAATCGGCGCTCTTGGCGGTGCCGTCCGATTGGCCGGTGACATAGGCCTCCAGCACGGGCCAGCCATGGGTGTGCCGGTCCAGAAACGCCCGGTCCGCCCGCCCCGTCGCCAGCACTTCATGCGCAAGGCCCAGCATCAGCGCGGTGTCGGTGTTGGGGCGGATCGGGATCCACTCCACCCCCGCGCCCGCCGTATCGTCCCGGATCGGAGAGACGGAGATCAGCCGCGCCCCCCGCGCCCGCAGCCGGTCGAGGTTGCGCCCGAGGATGTGCCGCCCGATCCCCCCCGAGGAGACCTGCGCGTTCTTCCACGGCGCGCCGCCGAACATCACCAGCACCTCCGTCTCCTCGGCGATGCGGCGCCATGGGGTGTGGCCGGTCACGACGCCCTTCGTGTCGCCGGTGACATGCGGCAGGATCGTGTCGGCGGCGGCAAAGCTGTAATTCTGCACCGAGCGCGTGCAGCCCCCCACCGCATTCAAGAAGCGGTGCACCTGGCTCAGCGCATGGTGAAACCGCCCCGCCGAGGCCCAGCCATAGGAGCCGCCATAGATCGCCCGGTTGCCGTGATCGCGGCGCACGCGGGCGATCTCGGCGGCGGCGAGGTCCAGCGCCTCGTCCCAGCCCACCTCCACGAACGGCTCGTGCCCCCGGCCCGCGCCGGTCGTGCGGACCTGCCCCGCCTCGCGCGCCGCTAGGAACGAGGCGCGGATGGCCGGGCGGCGGATGCGGGCCGGGGCCTCCAGCGCCTCGATCATGCCGCCCGCAAGGATCGACGGATCGGGATCTTCGGCCACGGGATGCAGCGCCTCGGGCCGCCCGCCTGCCATCGCCACGCGGTAGGTGCCCCAATGGGTCGCAAGAACGGGTCGGGCGGGTGTGCGGAGCATCGGGGTCCCTCGGGGTGACATCGCCACCGTTGTTCCGCGCCGCCGCGCCGACTTCAAGCCCCCGCCCTGCGCGTCGTGCTTGACATCCCCCCCGGCCCGGCTCCCGATACGGGCACAAAACGAACACCATCAGGGGACAAGAGACATGGATGGATTGGGGGCTTTTCTGGAAACGGCAGGCGGCATCGTCTGGGGGCCGTTCCTGCTGATCCCGCTGCTTCTGGGCACGGGCATCTATCTGACGATCCGGCTGGGGGGCATCCAGTTCCTCCGGCTGGGCGCGGCGCTGCGGCTCGGGCTGATCCGGCGCAAGGATGACGGGGCCGAAGGCGACATCTCGCAGTTTCAGGCGCTGACCACGGCGATGGCCGCCACGGTCGGCACCGGCAACATCGTCGGCGTGGCCACCGCCATCGGGATCGGGGGGCCGGGCGCGCTCTTTTGGATGTGGGTCACGGCGCTTCTGGGCATGGCCTCGAAATATTCCGAGGCCTTCCTCGGCGTGCGCTTCCGCACCACCGACGCCGCGGGCGAAAAATCGGGCGGGCCGCAATACTACCTCGAACGCGGGATTCCGGGGCCCTTCGGCAAGCTTCTGGCGCTCTCCTTCTCCATCTTCGCGGTCTGCGCCTGCTTCGGCATCGGCAACATGACGCAGGGCAACTCCATCGCCTCCAACGTCGAACGCAGCTTCGGCATCCCGACATGGGCCACGGGGCTGATCCTCGCCACGCTGACGCTGGCGGTGCTGGTCGGCGGCATCAAGGCGATCGGGCGCGTCACGGCCGGCCTCGTGCCGCTGATGATCCTCTTCTATGTGCTGGGCGCGCTGTTCATCCTCGGCGTCAACATCGCGGCGGTGCCGGCGGCGCTCGGCGCGGTCTTCTCCTCGGCCTTCACCGGCAGTTCGGCGGCGGGCGGCTTCGTCGGCTCCACCATCATGATCGCGGTGCAGTTCGGCGTGGCGCGGGGCATCTTCTCCAATGAATCGGGCATGGGCTCGGCCGCCATCGCCGCCGCCTCCGCCCGCACCAGCCATCCGGTGCGCCAAGGCCTCGTGTCCATGACGCAGACCTTCATCGACACGATCATCGTCGTCACCTGCACCGGCCTCGTGCTCATCACCACCGGCGTATGGACCGAAACCGACCCCGCCACCGGCGAACAGATCTCCGCCGCGCTGATGACGGGCGAGGCCTTCACCCACGGGCTGCCGGGCGAATGGGGCCACTGGATCGT
This Falsirhodobacter algicola DNA region includes the following protein-coding sequences:
- the xdhB gene encoding xanthine dehydrogenase molybdopterin binding subunit, with product MSRGKPLPHDAAPLHVTGQARYVDDIPVPQDTLHLAFGLSTLAHGDITAMDLSAVRAAPGVVAVLEGFDPMPDCSPSVHDEPLLAMGQVHYVGQPLFLVVAESHLAARRAARLGRIEYRERPAILTVDEALAAGSRFEAGPVIWQRGEMAALEAAPHRLDGRMEVGGQEHFYLEGQVALALPQEGGDMVIHSSTQHPTEVQHKVAHALGVPMHAVRVEVRRMGGGFGGKESQGNALAIAAALAARATGRACKMRYDRDDDMTITGKRHDLRIEYRVGYDDAGRILGLDMRHLFRCGWAQDLSLPVADRAMLHADNAYWLPAVRIESHRLRTHTQSATAYRGFGGPQGMIGIERVMDHIAHALGRDPLEVRRANFYRAAGHAPPPPPQAGAAEGAVGADLTSRGAEGVEHPAPRPPAGDAQTTPYHMPVEDFVGHELVAALEQSADYAARRAAIAAWNRDSPILKRGIALTPVKFGISFTLTWLNQAGALVHVYQDGSVHLNHGGTEMGQGLFQKVAQVAAEVFAIDILQVKITATDTGKVPNTSATAASSGSDLNGMAVKAACETLRARIGAVISARAGGAEAVFAGGRVRAGAENLSFAEAAALAYQARVSLSATGFYSTPKISWDRLRGQGRPFLYFAYGAAVTEVVIDTLTGENRILRTDILHDTGTSLNPALDIGQIEGGYVQGAGWLTTEELVWDKAGRLRTHAPSTYKIPACSDRPRDFRVALWNRPNPEDTVGRSKAVGEPPFMLGISAFMALSDAVAACGTRYPELDAPATPERVLAAVARHRHG
- a CDS encoding alanine/glycine:cation symporter family protein, whose amino-acid sequence is MDGLGAFLETAGGIVWGPFLLIPLLLGTGIYLTIRLGGIQFLRLGAALRLGLIRRKDDGAEGDISQFQALTTAMAATVGTGNIVGVATAIGIGGPGALFWMWVTALLGMASKYSEAFLGVRFRTTDAAGEKSGGPQYYLERGIPGPFGKLLALSFSIFAVCACFGIGNMTQGNSIASNVERSFGIPTWATGLILATLTLAVLVGGIKAIGRVTAGLVPLMILFYVLGALFILGVNIAAVPAALGAVFSSAFTGSSAAGGFVGSTIMIAVQFGVARGIFSNESGMGSAAIAAASARTSHPVRQGLVSMTQTFIDTIIVVTCTGLVLITTGVWTETDPATGEQISAALMTGEAFTHGLPGEWGHWIVTIGLVLFAYSTILGWAYYGERNIERLIGRSGVMPFRVLFSLVVFVGCTMQLTLVWNFSDVMNGLMAIPNLIGLLILSGLIARETRHYLAHDPKLEADSARVASFMQGTPGWEEWVASERSGH
- a CDS encoding molybdopterin-dependent oxidoreductase yields the protein MLRTPARPVLATHWGTYRVAMAGGRPEALHPVAEDPDPSILAGGMIEALEAPARIRRPAIRASFLAAREAGQVRTTGAGRGHEPFVEVGWDEALDLAAAEIARVRRDHGNRAIYGGSYGWASAGRFHHALSQVHRFLNAVGGCTRSVQNYSFAAADTILPHVTGDTKGVVTGHTPWRRIAEETEVLVMFGGAPWKNAQVSSGGIGRHILGRNLDRLRARGARLISVSPIRDDTAGAGVEWIPIRPNTDTALMLGLAHEVLATGRADRAFLDRHTHGWPVLEAYVTGQSDGTAKSADWAAAITGVPAQTIRALAAALAQSRSFLMVAWALQRAEGGEQPCWMAVALAAMLGQIGLPGGGFGFGYASANGVGNQALPFAFPPLPQLHNPVTETIPVARIADALLHPGEGYDFNGERRTYPDLRLIYWAGGNPFHHHQDLNRLRAAWQRPEAVIVQDSWWNPLVRHADIVLPVTTPLERNDIAVSPADHFLAASHKVAEPAFGARDDHAVFAALAARLGAGAVFTDGRDTEGWLRHLYGTGRQRAAAAGIELPDFDAFWEQGLVILDPPEREHERDLLQAFRADPEGARLRTPSGRIELHSEVIAGFGYDDCPPHPTWLPPREWLGADLAARFPLHLVSNQPRTRLHSQYDHVGPSRGGKRRGREVMRMTPADAAQRGLAEGDVARVWNDRGACLAAVALDEGLMPGVVQLPTGAWFDPSEGGADRPLERHGNPNVLTADRGTSRLAQGPSAHSCLVEVTRHDGPLPPVRAFEPPPFVPRGGDPRDRI
- a CDS encoding xanthine dehydrogenase small subunit, producing MEIAFHLNGAEVRLDAPPTTTLLDWLREERGLKGTKEGCNEGDCGACTVMVTDADGPRALNACILFLPQLQGKAVRTVEGIAAPGGAPHPVQQALVDHHGSQCGFCTPGFVMSMAAAHARGRRDHDDVLAGNLCRCTGYAPIIRAAEAAAEEPAAPWLDDAAQVRLHPRGLDDLAAAYAAHPDALLVAGATDVGLWATKELRDLEPVIFLGPVEELRRIEAGPDGLRIGAGVTMAALREAMAGPHPALAELLRRFASTQIRNAATIGGNIANGSPIGDTPPALIALGAVLHLRQGAERRQMPLEAFFLDYRRQDRRPGEFVEAVTIPETAPDLRCYKISKRFDQDISAVCGAFNVTVEDGHVQGARIAFGGMAAIPKRAAAVEAALMGRPWTAATIEAVLPAFAEDFTPLSDMRASAAYRLEVAGNLLRRYWHERAGTPVSVLEVAP